The following proteins are co-located in the Rattus norvegicus strain BN/NHsdMcwi chromosome 19, GRCr8, whole genome shotgun sequence genome:
- the Sall1 gene encoding sal-like protein 1 isoform X1, which translates to MSRRKQAKPQHFQSDPEVASLPRRDGDTEKGQPSRPTKSKDAHVCGRCCAEFFELSDLLLHKKSCTKNQLVLIVNESPASPPKTFPPGPPSLNNPDEQMKFVASKADQEDCGDLSEHKGLDREESMETEVPVATSSSSSNGGTLSSVTNIATPSCHSGSSTGTSAITTSLPQLGDLTTLGNFSVINSNVIIENLQSTKVAVAQFSQEARCGGASGGKLLISALMEQLLALQQQQIHQLQLIEQIRHQILLLASQNADLSASSVPSQGTLRTSANPLTTLSSHLSQQLAVAAGLAQSLASQSANISGVKQLPPVQLPQSSSGTIIPPSSGPSPNVSMVTATVPTPSSEKVASNAGASHVSPPAVSASSSPAAFAISSLLSPASNPLLPQPTPANAVFPTPLPNIATTAEDLNALSALAQQRKSKPPNVTAFEAKSTSDEAFFKHKCRFCAKVFGSDSALQIHLRSHTGERPFKCNICGNRFSTKGNLKVHFQRHKEKYPHIQMNPYPVPEHLDNVPTSTGIPYGMSIPPEKPVTSWLDTKPVLPTLTTSVGLPLPPTLPSLTPFIKTEEPAPIPISHSAASPQGSVKSDSGAPDLATRNPSGVPEEAEGSAVPPFGGKGEDSSVVSSIPTAGSSALNSPVADGGAGGTTFTNPLLPLMSEQFKAKFPFGGLLDSAQASETSKLQQLVENIDKKATDPNECVICHRVLSCQSALKMHYRTHTGERPFKCKICGRAFTTKGNLKTHYSVHRAMPPLRVQHSCPICQKKFTNAVVLQQHIRMHMGGQIPNTPVPDNYPESMESDTGSFDEKNFDDLDNFSDENMEECPEGSIPDTPKSADASQDSLSSSPLPLEMSSIAALENQMKMINAGLAEQLQASLKSVENGSVEGDVLTNDSSSVGGDVESQSSGSPAISESTSSMQALSPSNSTQEFHKSPNVEEKPQRVGPGEFANGLSPTPVNGGALDLTSSHAEKIIKEDSLGILFPFRDRGKFKNTACDICGKTFACQSALDIHYRSHTKERPFICTVCSRGFSTKGNLKQHMLTHQMRDLPSQLFEPSSNLGPNQNSAMIPASSLSSLIKTEVNGFVHVSPQDSKDAPTSHVPSGPLSSSATSPVLLPALPRRTPKQHYCNTCGKTFSSSSALQIHERTHTGEKPFACTICGRAFTTKGNLKVHMGTHMWNSTPARRGRRLSVDGPMTFLGGNPVKFPEMFQKDLAARSGSGDPSSFWNQYTAALSNGLAMKANEISVIQNGGIPPIPGSLGNGSSSPISGLTGNVEKLGNSEPSAPLAGLEKMASSENGTNFRFTRFVEDSKEIVTS; encoded by the exons GGGACACAGAGAAGGGTCAACCAAGTCGCCCCACTAAGAGCAAAGATGCCCACGTCTGTGGCCGGTGCTGCGCTGAATTCTTTGAATTATCAGaccttctgctccacaaaaagaGCTGCACTAAGAATCAATTAGTTTTGATCGTCAATGAAAGTCCAGCCTCCCCACCAAAAACCTTCCCTCCCGGCCCGCCGTCTCTCAACAATCCTGATGAGCAAATGAAATTCGTGGCGAGTAAAGCAGACCAAGAAGACTGCGGCGACCTTTCAGAACACAAGGGACTCGACAGGGAAGAGTCCATGGAGACGGAGGTCCCAGttgccaccagcagcagcagcagcaacggTGGCACTCTGAGCAGTGTCACCAACATCGCCACCCCAAGCTGCCACAGCGGCTCTTCCACGGGTACCTCAGCGATCACAACCTCTCTACCTCAACTTGGGGACCTGACGACACTGGGCAACTTCTCGGTGATCAACAGCAACGTCATCATTGAAAATCTCCAGAGCACCAAGGTGGCGGTGGCCCAGTTCTCCCAGGAAGCGAGGTGTGGGGGGGCCTCTGGAGGCAAGCTGCTCATCTCGGCCCTCATGGAGCAGCTCCTagctctgcagcagcagcagatccACCAGCTGCAGCTCATAGAACAGATTCGTCACCAAATACTGCTGCTGGCTTCTCAGAACGCAGATCTGTCAGCCTCTTCTGTTCCTTCTCAAGGTACTTTACGAACGTCTGCCAACCCCTTGACCACACTAAGTTCCCATTTGTCTCAGCAGCTGGCGGTGGCAGCTGGATTAGCACAGAGCCTTGCTAGCCAATCTGCCAACATCAGCGGTGTGAAGCAGCTCCCCCCAGTCCAGCTACCTCAGAGCAGCTCCGGCACCATCATCCCGCCCAGTAGTGGCCCATCTCCCAACGTGAGCATGGTGACAGCAACAGTTCCCACCCCGTCCTCGGAAAAAGTGGCTTCCAATGCTGGTGCCTCCCATGTCAGCCCCCCGGCCGTCTCAGCATCATCCTCACCAGCAGCATTCGCAATAAGCAGTCTGTTGAGTCCTGCATCTAACCCACTTCTACCTCAGCCGACCCCAGCTAATGCTGTTTTCCCTACCCCTTTGCCTAACATTGCGACAACTGCAGAAGATTTAAACGCCCTGTCTGCCTTGGCCCAGCAAAGAAAAAGCAAGCCACCAAATGTCACTGCCTTCGAAGCAAAGAGTACTTCAGACGAGGCATTCTTTAAACACAAGTGTAGGTTCTGTGCAAAGGTCTTTGGGAGTGACAGTGCCTTGCAGATCCACTTGCGCTCCCATACTGGAGAGAGGCCGTTCAAGTGCAACATCTGTGGGAACAGGTTCTCCACCAAGGGCAACCTGAAAGTCCACTTTCAGCGCCACAAAGAGAAGTACCCCCACATCCAGATGAACCCCTACCCCGTACCGGAGCACTTGGACAACGTCCCTACGAGCACCGGCATCCCCTACGGCATGTCCATCCCTCCAGAGAAGCCGGTCACCAGCTGGCTAGACACCAAGCCGGTCCTGCCCACTCTGACCACTTCCGTCGGCCTGCCATTGCCTCCTACCCTCCCAAGCCTCACGCCCTTCATCAAGACGGAAGAACCAGCTCCCATCCCAATTAGCCATTCTGCTGCCAGCCCCCAAGGCTCAGTCAAAAGTGACTCGGGGGCCCCCGATTTGGCCACAAGAAACCCAAGTGGGGTCCCAGAGGAAGCCGAAGGGTCTGCTGTGCCCCCCTTCGGTGGCAAGGGTGAAGACAGTAGCGTGGTAAGCTCCATCCCGACAGCGGGCAGCAGTGCCCTGAACTCCCCAGTGGCTGATGGTGGTGCAGGAGGGACCACCTTCACCAACCCTCTGTTGCCCCTCATGTCTGAGCAGTTCAAGGCCAAGTTTCCTTTTGGGGGACTCTTAGATTCAGCCCAGGCCTCAGAGACATCCAAGCTGCAGCAACtggtagaaaacattgacaagaAGGCCACCGACCCCAACGAGTGTGTCATCTGCCATCGGGTTCTGAGCTGTCAGAGCGCTTTGAAAATGCACTACCGAACACACACCGGGGAGAGGCCCTTCAAGTGTAAGATCTGCGGCCGGGCTTTTACCACGAAAGGGAACCTCAAGACCCACTACAGCGTCCATCGGGCTATGCCCCCACTCAGAGTCCAGCATTCCTGCCCCATCTGTCAGAAGAAGTTCACAAACGCAGTGGTCCTCCAGCAGCACATCCGTATGCACATGGGAGGCCAGATCCCGAACACCCCGGTCCCTGACAACTACCCCGAGTCCATGGAGTCTGACACAGGCTCCTTCGATGAGAAGAATTTCGATGACTTAGACAACTTCTCAGATGAGAACATGGAAGAGTGTCCTGAGGGCAGCATCCCGGATACGCCCAAGTCAGCTGACGCTTCCCAAGACAGCCTGTCGTCTTCACCTCTGCCACTCGAGATGTCCAGCATCGCCGCTTTGGAAAATCAGATGAAGATGATCAACGCTGGCCTGGCCGAGCAGCTGCAGGCCAGCCTGAAGTCGGTGGAGAACGGGTCAGTGGAAGGAGATGTACTGACCAATGACTCATCCTCAGTGGGTGGGGATGTGGAGAGCCAGAGTTCGGGCAGCCCAGCCATCTCAGAGTCTACCTCTTCTATGCAGGCTCTGTCCCCATCCAACAGCACCCAAGAGTTCCACAAGTCACCCAATGTTGAGGAAAAGCCACAGAGAGTGGGGCCAGGCGAGTTTGCCAATGGCCTGTCTCCCACCCCAGTGAACGGAGGTGCTTTGGACTTGACCTCTAGTCATGCAGAGAAAATCATCAAAGAAGATTCCCTGGGAATCCTCTTCCCTTTCAGAGACCGGGGTAAATTTAAAAACACTGCTTGTGACATTTGTGGCAAAACCTTTGCTTGTCAGAGTGCCTTGGACATTCATTACAGAAGTCATACCAAAGAGAGACCGTTCATTTGCACAGTTTGCAGTCGTGGCTTTTCCACAAAGGGGAATTTGAAGCAGCACATGTTGACACATCAGATGCGAGATCTGCCATCGCAGCTCTTTGAGCCCAGTTCCAACCTCGGCCCCAATCAGAACTCTGCGATGATTCCCGCCAGCTCGTTGTCATCTCTCATCAAAACAGAGGTCAACGGCTTTGTGCACGTTTCTCCTCAGGACAGTAAGGATGCCCCCACTAGTCATGTCCCTTCGGGGCCTCTGTCATCCTCTGCGACATCCCCGGTTCTGCTCCCAGCTCTGCCCCGGAGAACCCCCAAACAGCACTATTGTAACACATGTGGTAAAACCTTCTCTTCCTCGAGTGCCCTGCAGATCCACGAGagaactcacactggagagaagccctttGCTTGCACTATCTGTGGAAGAGCATTCACAACGAAAGGCAATCTGAAG GTCCACATGGGCACTCATATGTGGAACAGTACCCCTGCACGCCGGGGCCGCCGGCTCTCAGTGGATGGCCCCATGACATTTCTAGGAGGGAATCCTGTCAAGTTCCCAGAAATGTTCCAGAAGGATCTGGCGGCGAGGTCAGGAAGCGGGGATCCGTCCAGCTTTTGGAACCAGTATACAGCAGCACTGTCCAACGGGCTGGCCATGAAGGCCAACGAGATCTCTGTCATTCAGAATGGTGGCATCCCTCCAATTCCTGGAAGCCTGGGCAACGGGAGCAGCTCACCTATCAGCGGGCTGACAGGGAACGTGGAAAAGCTGGGGAATTCGGAACCCAGTGCTCCCCTGGCTGGTCTGGAGAAAATGGCGAGCAGCGAGAACGGAACCAACTTCCGTTTCACCCGCTTCGTGGAGGACAGCAAAGAGATCGTCACGAGCTAA
- the Sall1 gene encoding sal-like protein 1 isoform X2 has protein sequence MKFVASKADQEDCGDLSEHKGLDREESMETEVPVATSSSSSNGGTLSSVTNIATPSCHSGSSTGTSAITTSLPQLGDLTTLGNFSVINSNVIIENLQSTKVAVAQFSQEARCGGASGGKLLISALMEQLLALQQQQIHQLQLIEQIRHQILLLASQNADLSASSVPSQGTLRTSANPLTTLSSHLSQQLAVAAGLAQSLASQSANISGVKQLPPVQLPQSSSGTIIPPSSGPSPNVSMVTATVPTPSSEKVASNAGASHVSPPAVSASSSPAAFAISSLLSPASNPLLPQPTPANAVFPTPLPNIATTAEDLNALSALAQQRKSKPPNVTAFEAKSTSDEAFFKHKCRFCAKVFGSDSALQIHLRSHTGERPFKCNICGNRFSTKGNLKVHFQRHKEKYPHIQMNPYPVPEHLDNVPTSTGIPYGMSIPPEKPVTSWLDTKPVLPTLTTSVGLPLPPTLPSLTPFIKTEEPAPIPISHSAASPQGSVKSDSGAPDLATRNPSGVPEEAEGSAVPPFGGKGEDSSVVSSIPTAGSSALNSPVADGGAGGTTFTNPLLPLMSEQFKAKFPFGGLLDSAQASETSKLQQLVENIDKKATDPNECVICHRVLSCQSALKMHYRTHTGERPFKCKICGRAFTTKGNLKTHYSVHRAMPPLRVQHSCPICQKKFTNAVVLQQHIRMHMGGQIPNTPVPDNYPESMESDTGSFDEKNFDDLDNFSDENMEECPEGSIPDTPKSADASQDSLSSSPLPLEMSSIAALENQMKMINAGLAEQLQASLKSVENGSVEGDVLTNDSSSVGGDVESQSSGSPAISESTSSMQALSPSNSTQEFHKSPNVEEKPQRVGPGEFANGLSPTPVNGGALDLTSSHAEKIIKEDSLGILFPFRDRGKFKNTACDICGKTFACQSALDIHYRSHTKERPFICTVCSRGFSTKGNLKQHMLTHQMRDLPSQLFEPSSNLGPNQNSAMIPASSLSSLIKTEVNGFVHVSPQDSKDAPTSHVPSGPLSSSATSPVLLPALPRRTPKQHYCNTCGKTFSSSSALQIHERTHTGEKPFACTICGRAFTTKGNLKVHMGTHMWNSTPARRGRRLSVDGPMTFLGGNPVKFPEMFQKDLAARSGSGDPSSFWNQYTAALSNGLAMKANEISVIQNGGIPPIPGSLGNGSSSPISGLTGNVEKLGNSEPSAPLAGLEKMASSENGTNFRFTRFVEDSKEIVTS, from the exons ATGAAATTCGTGGCGAGTAAAGCAGACCAAGAAGACTGCGGCGACCTTTCAGAACACAAGGGACTCGACAGGGAAGAGTCCATGGAGACGGAGGTCCCAGttgccaccagcagcagcagcagcaacggTGGCACTCTGAGCAGTGTCACCAACATCGCCACCCCAAGCTGCCACAGCGGCTCTTCCACGGGTACCTCAGCGATCACAACCTCTCTACCTCAACTTGGGGACCTGACGACACTGGGCAACTTCTCGGTGATCAACAGCAACGTCATCATTGAAAATCTCCAGAGCACCAAGGTGGCGGTGGCCCAGTTCTCCCAGGAAGCGAGGTGTGGGGGGGCCTCTGGAGGCAAGCTGCTCATCTCGGCCCTCATGGAGCAGCTCCTagctctgcagcagcagcagatccACCAGCTGCAGCTCATAGAACAGATTCGTCACCAAATACTGCTGCTGGCTTCTCAGAACGCAGATCTGTCAGCCTCTTCTGTTCCTTCTCAAGGTACTTTACGAACGTCTGCCAACCCCTTGACCACACTAAGTTCCCATTTGTCTCAGCAGCTGGCGGTGGCAGCTGGATTAGCACAGAGCCTTGCTAGCCAATCTGCCAACATCAGCGGTGTGAAGCAGCTCCCCCCAGTCCAGCTACCTCAGAGCAGCTCCGGCACCATCATCCCGCCCAGTAGTGGCCCATCTCCCAACGTGAGCATGGTGACAGCAACAGTTCCCACCCCGTCCTCGGAAAAAGTGGCTTCCAATGCTGGTGCCTCCCATGTCAGCCCCCCGGCCGTCTCAGCATCATCCTCACCAGCAGCATTCGCAATAAGCAGTCTGTTGAGTCCTGCATCTAACCCACTTCTACCTCAGCCGACCCCAGCTAATGCTGTTTTCCCTACCCCTTTGCCTAACATTGCGACAACTGCAGAAGATTTAAACGCCCTGTCTGCCTTGGCCCAGCAAAGAAAAAGCAAGCCACCAAATGTCACTGCCTTCGAAGCAAAGAGTACTTCAGACGAGGCATTCTTTAAACACAAGTGTAGGTTCTGTGCAAAGGTCTTTGGGAGTGACAGTGCCTTGCAGATCCACTTGCGCTCCCATACTGGAGAGAGGCCGTTCAAGTGCAACATCTGTGGGAACAGGTTCTCCACCAAGGGCAACCTGAAAGTCCACTTTCAGCGCCACAAAGAGAAGTACCCCCACATCCAGATGAACCCCTACCCCGTACCGGAGCACTTGGACAACGTCCCTACGAGCACCGGCATCCCCTACGGCATGTCCATCCCTCCAGAGAAGCCGGTCACCAGCTGGCTAGACACCAAGCCGGTCCTGCCCACTCTGACCACTTCCGTCGGCCTGCCATTGCCTCCTACCCTCCCAAGCCTCACGCCCTTCATCAAGACGGAAGAACCAGCTCCCATCCCAATTAGCCATTCTGCTGCCAGCCCCCAAGGCTCAGTCAAAAGTGACTCGGGGGCCCCCGATTTGGCCACAAGAAACCCAAGTGGGGTCCCAGAGGAAGCCGAAGGGTCTGCTGTGCCCCCCTTCGGTGGCAAGGGTGAAGACAGTAGCGTGGTAAGCTCCATCCCGACAGCGGGCAGCAGTGCCCTGAACTCCCCAGTGGCTGATGGTGGTGCAGGAGGGACCACCTTCACCAACCCTCTGTTGCCCCTCATGTCTGAGCAGTTCAAGGCCAAGTTTCCTTTTGGGGGACTCTTAGATTCAGCCCAGGCCTCAGAGACATCCAAGCTGCAGCAACtggtagaaaacattgacaagaAGGCCACCGACCCCAACGAGTGTGTCATCTGCCATCGGGTTCTGAGCTGTCAGAGCGCTTTGAAAATGCACTACCGAACACACACCGGGGAGAGGCCCTTCAAGTGTAAGATCTGCGGCCGGGCTTTTACCACGAAAGGGAACCTCAAGACCCACTACAGCGTCCATCGGGCTATGCCCCCACTCAGAGTCCAGCATTCCTGCCCCATCTGTCAGAAGAAGTTCACAAACGCAGTGGTCCTCCAGCAGCACATCCGTATGCACATGGGAGGCCAGATCCCGAACACCCCGGTCCCTGACAACTACCCCGAGTCCATGGAGTCTGACACAGGCTCCTTCGATGAGAAGAATTTCGATGACTTAGACAACTTCTCAGATGAGAACATGGAAGAGTGTCCTGAGGGCAGCATCCCGGATACGCCCAAGTCAGCTGACGCTTCCCAAGACAGCCTGTCGTCTTCACCTCTGCCACTCGAGATGTCCAGCATCGCCGCTTTGGAAAATCAGATGAAGATGATCAACGCTGGCCTGGCCGAGCAGCTGCAGGCCAGCCTGAAGTCGGTGGAGAACGGGTCAGTGGAAGGAGATGTACTGACCAATGACTCATCCTCAGTGGGTGGGGATGTGGAGAGCCAGAGTTCGGGCAGCCCAGCCATCTCAGAGTCTACCTCTTCTATGCAGGCTCTGTCCCCATCCAACAGCACCCAAGAGTTCCACAAGTCACCCAATGTTGAGGAAAAGCCACAGAGAGTGGGGCCAGGCGAGTTTGCCAATGGCCTGTCTCCCACCCCAGTGAACGGAGGTGCTTTGGACTTGACCTCTAGTCATGCAGAGAAAATCATCAAAGAAGATTCCCTGGGAATCCTCTTCCCTTTCAGAGACCGGGGTAAATTTAAAAACACTGCTTGTGACATTTGTGGCAAAACCTTTGCTTGTCAGAGTGCCTTGGACATTCATTACAGAAGTCATACCAAAGAGAGACCGTTCATTTGCACAGTTTGCAGTCGTGGCTTTTCCACAAAGGGGAATTTGAAGCAGCACATGTTGACACATCAGATGCGAGATCTGCCATCGCAGCTCTTTGAGCCCAGTTCCAACCTCGGCCCCAATCAGAACTCTGCGATGATTCCCGCCAGCTCGTTGTCATCTCTCATCAAAACAGAGGTCAACGGCTTTGTGCACGTTTCTCCTCAGGACAGTAAGGATGCCCCCACTAGTCATGTCCCTTCGGGGCCTCTGTCATCCTCTGCGACATCCCCGGTTCTGCTCCCAGCTCTGCCCCGGAGAACCCCCAAACAGCACTATTGTAACACATGTGGTAAAACCTTCTCTTCCTCGAGTGCCCTGCAGATCCACGAGagaactcacactggagagaagccctttGCTTGCACTATCTGTGGAAGAGCATTCACAACGAAAGGCAATCTGAAG GTCCACATGGGCACTCATATGTGGAACAGTACCCCTGCACGCCGGGGCCGCCGGCTCTCAGTGGATGGCCCCATGACATTTCTAGGAGGGAATCCTGTCAAGTTCCCAGAAATGTTCCAGAAGGATCTGGCGGCGAGGTCAGGAAGCGGGGATCCGTCCAGCTTTTGGAACCAGTATACAGCAGCACTGTCCAACGGGCTGGCCATGAAGGCCAACGAGATCTCTGTCATTCAGAATGGTGGCATCCCTCCAATTCCTGGAAGCCTGGGCAACGGGAGCAGCTCACCTATCAGCGGGCTGACAGGGAACGTGGAAAAGCTGGGGAATTCGGAACCCAGTGCTCCCCTGGCTGGTCTGGAGAAAATGGCGAGCAGCGAGAACGGAACCAACTTCCGTTTCACCCGCTTCGTGGAGGACAGCAAAGAGATCGTCACGAGCTAA